Proteins encoded within one genomic window of Bradyrhizobium sp. CB1717:
- a CDS encoding aldolase, translated as MAHSLHSSSSTPAPFRSNRPDLATDAIRTAREDLAACFRMAARNGFEEGVCNHFSAVVPGHDDLFLVNPYGYAFRELTASKLLICDFHGNVLDGEGAPEATAFYIHAEMHRLLPRAKVAFHTHMPYATALSMTEGDPLIWAGQTALKFYGRTAVDRDYNGLALDNREGARIASAVGDADIVFMKHHGVMVLAPTIAEAWDDLYYLERAAEVQVLAMSTGRKVLPVDPAVAAETYRQMREGDSESARLHLAAIRRQLDAEEPQYRH; from the coding sequence CTCCAACCGGCCGGACCTTGCCACCGACGCGATCCGCACCGCGCGCGAGGATCTCGCCGCCTGCTTCCGCATGGCCGCGCGCAACGGTTTTGAGGAGGGCGTCTGCAACCACTTCTCGGCCGTCGTGCCGGGCCATGACGACCTCTTCCTGGTCAATCCTTACGGCTATGCCTTCCGCGAGCTGACGGCGTCAAAGCTCCTGATCTGCGACTTCCACGGCAATGTCCTCGACGGCGAAGGCGCGCCCGAGGCGACCGCGTTCTATATCCATGCCGAGATGCACAGGCTGCTGCCGCGCGCCAAGGTCGCCTTCCACACCCACATGCCCTATGCCACGGCGCTGTCGATGACCGAGGGCGATCCGCTGATCTGGGCCGGCCAGACCGCGCTGAAATTCTATGGCCGCACGGCGGTCGACCGCGACTATAACGGCCTCGCGCTCGACAACCGCGAAGGCGCGCGTATCGCCTCCGCCGTCGGCGATGCCGACATCGTCTTCATGAAGCATCACGGCGTGATGGTGCTGGCGCCGACCATCGCGGAAGCCTGGGACGATCTCTATTATCTCGAGCGCGCGGCGGAAGTGCAGGTGCTCGCCATGTCGACGGGGCGGAAAGTGCTCCCGGTCGATCCCGCCGTTGCGGCAGAGACCTACAGGCAGATGCGCGAAGGCGATTCCGAATCCGCGCGACTGCATCTTGCCGCGATCCGGCGCCAGCTCGACGCGGAAGAGCCGCAATACAGGCATTAG